From a single Pseudomonas sp. A34-9 genomic region:
- a CDS encoding ligase-associated DNA damage response DEXH box helicase, with protein MAKSPDLAKIWFSARDWKPFAFQKQVWAAVKNGESGLLHASTGAGKTYAVWFAALNRFARLLPPPETPRKRKQPAAPLTVLWITPMRALAADTARALQTPMDDLQIPWSIGLRTGDTSSSERARQSRRLPTTLITTPESLTLLLARADAHVALSSLRMIVVDEWHELLGNKRGVQLQLALARLRHWQPDLIVWGVSATLGNQSHAEQVLIPQGGGVSIQGQSEKALKVDTLLPPAIERFPWAGHIGLKMLPQVVAELDACASTLVFTNTRAQSEIWYQALLEARPDWAGLIALHHSSLSRETRDWVEQALKNGQLKAVVCTSSLDLGVDFLPVERVLQIGSAKGVARLMQRAGRSGHAPGRTSRVTLVPTHSLELIEAAAARDAVEQRRIEPRLSPHKPLDVLVQHLVSMALGGGFIPQELYEEVRGAWAYRELTPADWAWALAFVRHGGMSLTAYPDYRRVEPDEHGVWRVPDARLARRHRMSIGTIVSDASIQLKFWSKGGGGKQLGSVEEGFIARLKPGDGFLFAGRLLELVRVENMTAYVKRSTAKKAAVPRWNGGRMPLSNELAEAVVRRFSAAAQGEFVGPEMQALRPLLETQMRWSGLPTTENLLAEVLKSREGWHLFLYPFAGRQVHLGLASLLAWRVSQRQPVTFSIAVNDYGLELLSATPIDWAEYLNAELFNADDLLEDVLASLNAGELALRRFREIARIAGLVFSGYPGAPKSTRQVQASSGLFFEVFKQYDADNLLLAQAGEEVLREELDIQRLEQTLERINQMKLDVHQVKRPTPLGFPLLVERMRESMSSEKLADRIRRMVDDLEKSADKSKYR; from the coding sequence AGCACCGGCGCCGGTAAAACCTATGCGGTATGGTTCGCCGCACTCAATCGCTTCGCGCGCTTGTTGCCTCCCCCCGAAACACCGCGCAAACGCAAACAACCCGCCGCACCGCTGACCGTCCTGTGGATCACCCCCATGCGCGCACTCGCCGCCGATACAGCGCGCGCGTTGCAAACACCGATGGATGACCTGCAGATCCCGTGGAGCATCGGCCTGCGCACCGGCGACACCAGCAGCAGCGAACGCGCCCGGCAGAGCCGGCGCCTGCCGACCACCCTGATCACCACGCCGGAAAGCCTGACACTGCTGCTCGCCCGCGCCGATGCACACGTAGCGCTGTCGAGTCTGCGCATGATCGTCGTCGATGAATGGCACGAGCTGCTGGGCAACAAGCGCGGCGTGCAACTGCAATTGGCCCTGGCCCGTCTACGCCACTGGCAACCCGATCTGATCGTGTGGGGCGTGTCCGCCACCCTCGGTAATCAATCCCACGCCGAACAGGTGCTGATCCCACAGGGTGGCGGCGTCAGCATTCAGGGGCAAAGCGAAAAAGCGCTGAAGGTGGACACCCTCCTCCCTCCTGCCATCGAGCGTTTCCCCTGGGCAGGGCACATCGGTCTGAAGATGTTGCCGCAGGTTGTTGCTGAACTGGATGCTTGCGCCAGCACTCTGGTGTTCACCAATACCCGGGCGCAGTCGGAAATCTGGTATCAGGCGCTACTGGAGGCGCGGCCGGACTGGGCAGGACTGATCGCTTTGCATCACAGTTCACTGTCTCGCGAAACCCGCGACTGGGTGGAGCAAGCCCTGAAGAATGGGCAACTGAAAGCCGTGGTCTGCACTTCGAGCCTGGATCTGGGCGTGGACTTCCTGCCGGTCGAACGCGTGCTGCAAATCGGCTCGGCCAAAGGTGTCGCGCGCTTGATGCAACGGGCTGGACGCTCCGGCCATGCACCGGGACGCACATCGCGGGTGACACTGGTGCCGACGCACAGCCTTGAGCTGATCGAAGCCGCTGCCGCCCGCGATGCCGTCGAGCAACGGCGCATCGAACCCCGTCTGTCACCGCACAAACCGCTGGACGTGCTCGTGCAGCATTTGGTCAGCATGGCCCTCGGCGGCGGGTTTATTCCTCAAGAGTTGTACGAAGAAGTCCGTGGCGCCTGGGCTTACCGTGAGTTGACTCCCGCCGATTGGGCCTGGGCGCTGGCTTTCGTACGCCATGGTGGGATGTCGCTGACAGCCTATCCGGATTATCGCCGAGTCGAACCGGACGAGCACGGCGTCTGGCGCGTACCGGATGCGCGATTGGCGCGGCGCCATCGCATGAGCATCGGCACCATCGTCAGCGATGCGAGCATCCAGCTGAAATTCTGGAGCAAAGGCGGCGGCGGCAAACAGTTGGGCAGTGTCGAGGAAGGCTTCATCGCGCGGCTTAAACCAGGCGACGGCTTTCTTTTTGCCGGACGGTTGCTGGAACTGGTGCGGGTGGAAAACATGACCGCTTACGTCAAACGCAGCACCGCTAAGAAAGCCGCCGTACCGCGCTGGAATGGCGGGCGCATGCCACTTTCCAACGAATTGGCCGAGGCCGTGGTCAGGCGCTTCAGTGCCGCCGCGCAAGGCGAGTTTGTCGGCCCGGAAATGCAGGCGTTGCGACCGTTGCTGGAAACCCAGATGCGCTGGTCTGGGTTGCCCACGACAGAAAACCTGTTAGCCGAAGTGCTGAAGTCCCGCGAGGGCTGGCACCTTTTCCTCTATCCGTTTGCCGGGCGGCAGGTGCATCTGGGGCTGGCAAGTCTGCTGGCCTGGCGCGTCAGTCAACGGCAACCGGTGACGTTTTCCATCGCGGTAAACGATTACGGTCTCGAATTACTCAGCGCCACGCCGATCGACTGGGCCGAGTATTTGAATGCCGAGCTGTTCAATGCCGATGATTTATTGGAGGACGTTCTGGCCAGTCTGAATGCCGGCGAACTGGCCCTGCGCCGTTTCCGTGAGATTGCCCGGATTGCCGGGCTGGTCTTCTCCGGTTACCCCGGCGCACCGAAAAGCACCCGGCAGGTCCAGGCTTCCAGTGGTTTATTCTTCGAAGTGTTCAAACAATATGACGCCGACAACCTGTTGCTGGCCCAGGCCGGGGAAGAAGTCCTACGAGAAGAACTGGATATTCAGCGCCTGGAGCAGACATTGGAGCGGATCAATCAGATGAAACTGGACGTGCATCAGGTTAAACGTCCTACACCGCTGGGCTTCCCGCTGCTGGTGGAGCGCATGCGTGAAAGCATGAGTTCGGAGAAACTCGCTGATCGCATCAGGCGGATGGTCGATGATCTGGAGAAATCTGCCGACAAGAGCAAATACCGATGA